A genomic segment from Legionella quinlivanii encodes:
- a CDS encoding BON domain-containing protein: MGHIVIVLMSLLLGGCLGSVWTGANLIYDRHDVYKKLDDYQLAANAHHILFDDRILKQPGCSLDLAVLNGDVLLAGHVPSQHLRDVAVRRLNSLSGYRELFDQVDVSRDAGSGLQDSWITTKIRSQIFADASIDPNAFKIITSDRIVYIMGDVRPRQAERVIEIARNTSDVIRVVKLMRYYNLSESPAPNG; the protein is encoded by the coding sequence ATGGGGCACATCGTAATCGTCTTGATGTCATTGCTGCTCGGCGGTTGCCTGGGCAGCGTATGGACTGGCGCTAACTTGATTTATGACAGGCATGATGTATATAAAAAGCTGGATGATTATCAGCTGGCCGCTAATGCTCATCACATCCTGTTTGATGACAGAATCCTGAAACAACCCGGCTGTTCCCTTGATTTGGCTGTGTTAAACGGCGACGTACTGTTAGCAGGTCATGTACCCAGCCAGCATCTGCGCGATGTTGCGGTTCGCCGTTTAAATAGTCTCAGTGGTTATCGCGAATTATTTGATCAGGTCGATGTAAGTCGGGATGCAGGCAGTGGTTTGCAGGATAGCTGGATAACCACAAAAATAAGAAGTCAGATTTTTGCAGATGCCTCAATTGATCCCAATGCCTTCAAAATTATTACCTCGGATAGAATCGTATATATTATGGGGGATGTGCGGCCAAGACAGGCTGAGCGGGTTATTGAGATCGCACGTAATACAAGTGATGTCATTCGCGTGGTAAAACTGATGCGCTACTATAATTTGAGCGAATCCCCCGCTCCAAATGGTTAG
- the rsmI gene encoding 16S rRNA (cytidine(1402)-2'-O)-methyltransferase, translated as MTNSSATVPGTLYIVATPIGNLQDISLRALDTLKQVDGILAEDTRHSGQLCHALGIEKPLISLHEHNENSKAEQVLTWLLSGKSYALISDAGTPLISDPGFVLVRLLREQRIPVVPVPGCCALITALSASGVPCDTFSFLGFLPAKSKARKDRLKEMTMRSETLVVYESTHRIIDSLQDIAEVYGLDYRLVLAKELTKAYEHFEQGSAEQIIAWLQSESGRSKGEFVLLFPPLSQEKTTDDSQLLKILLEEVPLKQAVKIASRISKTSKNELYQLALGLQ; from the coding sequence ATGACAAATTCTTCGGCAACTGTTCCCGGTACCCTTTATATTGTCGCCACCCCCATTGGCAATTTACAGGATATTAGTCTGCGCGCTCTGGACACACTTAAGCAAGTCGATGGGATTCTGGCGGAAGATACGCGGCATTCAGGCCAGCTCTGCCATGCCTTGGGCATTGAAAAACCACTCATTTCTCTCCATGAACATAACGAAAACTCAAAAGCAGAGCAGGTGCTGACCTGGCTTTTGTCGGGCAAGTCCTATGCCTTAATCAGCGATGCGGGAACCCCTCTCATTAGCGATCCTGGCTTTGTTCTGGTACGTCTGCTCCGTGAACAACGGATTCCGGTCGTTCCCGTTCCCGGCTGTTGTGCCTTGATTACCGCGCTTTCAGCTTCGGGAGTACCTTGCGACACCTTCAGTTTTCTGGGTTTTTTACCCGCTAAAAGCAAAGCCAGAAAAGACAGGCTTAAAGAGATGACCATGCGTTCCGAGACGCTGGTTGTGTATGAGTCGACTCATCGTATAATCGATAGCCTGCAGGATATCGCTGAAGTGTATGGTTTGGATTACCGTCTGGTTTTAGCAAAAGAACTCACTAAAGCCTATGAGCATTTTGAGCAGGGTTCTGCAGAACAGATTATTGCCTGGCTGCAGAGCGAGTCGGGGCGTAGCAAAGGCGAATTTGTACTTTTATTTCCGCCGCTTTCGCAAGAGAAAACGACAGACGATAGCCAATTGCTAAAAATTCTGCTTGAGGAAGTTCCACTAAAACAAGCGGTTAAGATCGCATCCCGTATCAGTAAAACCTCGAAAAACGAGCTTTACCAATTAGCGCTTGGCTTACAATAA
- a CDS encoding YraN family protein yields MSVEFGKQTERQAVQFLKKQGLQFIESNFRCRWGEVDVIMRDASTLVFVEVRARSSFDYGGAIASITVAKQRKLIKTANYYLLTKKLHDKCAARFDVVLFEGKPLQIEWIKNAFDSYY; encoded by the coding sequence ATGTCAGTAGAATTTGGGAAGCAAACTGAACGTCAGGCGGTTCAGTTTTTAAAAAAGCAGGGATTGCAATTCATTGAATCAAATTTCAGATGTCGATGGGGTGAAGTGGATGTGATTATGCGTGATGCGTCCACGCTGGTTTTTGTGGAGGTTCGTGCAAGAAGCTCTTTCGACTACGGCGGTGCCATAGCCAGTATCACAGTTGCCAAGCAACGCAAGTTGATAAAAACAGCGAATTATTATTTGCTAACCAAAAAACTGCATGACAAATGTGCGGCGCGTTTTGATGTAGTACTTTTTGAAGGTAAACCTTTACAGATAGAGTGGATAAAAAATGCATTTGACAGTTATTACTAA
- a CDS encoding penicillin-binding protein activator, translating into MLVKSRLAKLSILTASVLLLTHCTKAAIENRPMVHQSEAPSPFSMPAEAYLAMANNQSGDERNGLLILAAGRYLNDGQWRDANDILTQLDGLNAAQTSEKNILLAKIDLMRDQPKSAISRLASIQKSDEIPAYFFSQYHEVLASAYEAGNNSVYAINERIKLDKLLVNGSAADNNRKLLWLDLTRLPIAELNTLDMEAKEGSELKGWLNLALISRQPDGGSNLLYKLEKWQEDYSNHPANNLLPPSLAAIKSNLHDGPRQVALLLPLSGALAGPGGAIRDGFMSAHNSDTSGKQINVQLYDTASADAVSLYQQAIEDGADYVVGPLTKADVARVAAIEHPVPTVFLNDTDVENNQNTYHFGLSPGNEARQVAVKASKKGLRRALIIAPNGAWGKEIVTAFDAQWKSAGGIVVDQLVYDNQSDLNKGIRDLLQVSEKKASEKQFKPGTEEARLAGPIRRQDFDMIFLLAYPSKARQIMPLLKYYFAGDIPVFATSSVYAGTPNTKRDRDLDGIIFCDMPWVFNHQLASKNWPEQYNSYNRLYAIGADSYTLGTRLNQLQLFPAMGINDKDGVLYLNRAQQVARVMAWGRFSGGVARLTSETT; encoded by the coding sequence ATGCTCGTTAAATCTCGTTTAGCCAAATTATCGATATTGACTGCTTCAGTATTGTTATTAACCCACTGTACCAAGGCAGCAATCGAAAACCGCCCAATGGTCCACCAGTCCGAAGCTCCCTCTCCTTTCAGTATGCCTGCCGAAGCCTATCTGGCCATGGCAAATAATCAGTCAGGAGATGAGCGAAATGGCCTGCTCATTCTGGCCGCCGGCCGATATTTAAATGATGGCCAGTGGCGCGATGCCAATGATATCTTAACACAGTTAGACGGGCTTAATGCAGCACAAACCAGTGAAAAGAATATCCTGCTGGCAAAAATTGATTTAATGCGTGATCAGCCCAAATCGGCTATTTCACGATTGGCTTCGATTCAAAAGTCGGATGAAATTCCTGCCTATTTTTTCAGCCAGTACCACGAGGTGTTAGCCAGCGCCTATGAAGCAGGCAATAATTCTGTTTACGCAATTAATGAACGAATTAAACTGGATAAACTTCTGGTTAATGGCAGCGCTGCCGACAATAATCGAAAATTACTCTGGCTGGATTTAACCCGGTTGCCGATTGCTGAATTAAATACTCTGGATATGGAGGCCAAAGAGGGTTCCGAACTGAAAGGCTGGTTAAACCTCGCTTTAATTTCAAGACAACCCGACGGCGGATCAAATTTGCTCTACAAACTTGAAAAATGGCAGGAAGACTACAGCAATCATCCTGCCAACAACCTGCTTCCGCCATCACTGGCGGCTATAAAATCCAACTTGCATGATGGACCTCGACAGGTCGCGTTGTTATTACCTTTGTCCGGGGCACTGGCAGGGCCAGGAGGCGCCATAAGAGACGGATTTATGTCAGCTCACAATTCCGATACCTCAGGAAAACAAATCAATGTTCAGCTTTATGACACAGCGTCCGCCGATGCGGTCAGTCTCTATCAGCAGGCCATAGAAGATGGCGCTGATTATGTGGTGGGCCCTCTAACTAAAGCGGATGTGGCACGTGTAGCCGCTATTGAGCATCCTGTGCCCACTGTTTTTCTGAATGATACTGATGTTGAGAACAATCAGAATACCTATCATTTCGGGCTTTCGCCTGGTAATGAGGCCCGCCAGGTCGCCGTTAAGGCCAGCAAGAAAGGTTTGCGGCGTGCGCTCATCATTGCTCCAAATGGGGCCTGGGGCAAAGAGATTGTCACCGCCTTTGATGCTCAATGGAAGAGCGCAGGGGGTATCGTTGTTGATCAATTGGTTTACGATAATCAGTCTGACCTGAATAAGGGCATTCGCGATCTGTTGCAGGTTTCTGAAAAGAAAGCCAGCGAGAAGCAATTTAAACCAGGAACGGAAGAGGCCAGGCTTGCCGGGCCAATTCGCCGCCAGGACTTCGATATGATCTTTTTGCTTGCCTACCCTTCCAAGGCTCGCCAGATCATGCCGCTACTTAAATATTATTTTGCCGGCGATATTCCGGTATTCGCCACCTCTTCTGTGTATGCCGGCACCCCGAATACTAAGCGTGACCGGGACCTCGACGGGATTATTTTCTGCGATATGCCTTGGGTATTTAATCATCAACTGGCCAGCAAGAACTGGCCGGAGCAATATAATAGTTACAACCGCCTGTACGCTATTGGTGCAGACAGTTACACACTGGGAACACGTTTGAACCAGCTGCAACTGTTTCCGGCAATGGGAATTAATGACAAAGACGGGGTTTTATACTTAAATCGGGCACAGCAGGTGGCCAGAGTTATGGCTTGGGGGCGTTTTAGCGGCGGTGTTGCCCGTTTGACCAGTGAAACCACCTAG
- a CDS encoding D-sedoheptulose-7-phosphate isomerase gives MTQMEERVRQLFGISIEAKLAVADSLSSLIAKAGLRLVNCLLSDNKVLICGNGGSAANGLHLSAAMLNHFDVERPSLPFVSLSSDLAAVTSIANYSHFDQVFARQIYALGQEGDVLLVLTTSGNSNSILQAVNAANDRGMDTIALNGRDGGLLANHLGPEDIEIRVASDSAARIRETHLFILHCFCDLIDQSLFGQMLR, from the coding sequence ATGACGCAAATGGAAGAACGAGTAAGACAATTATTTGGTATCAGCATCGAAGCCAAATTGGCTGTGGCCGACAGTCTGTCCTCACTGATTGCAAAGGCAGGCCTGCGTTTGGTGAATTGTCTATTAAGCGACAATAAGGTGCTGATTTGCGGTAATGGCGGTTCAGCTGCTAATGGTCTGCATCTTTCAGCCGCCATGTTAAATCATTTTGATGTCGAGCGTCCCTCGCTGCCTTTTGTCTCCTTAAGCAGTGATCTGGCGGCTGTGACATCTATTGCCAACTACAGCCATTTCGATCAGGTTTTTGCACGGCAAATCTATGCCTTGGGTCAGGAGGGTGATGTATTGCTGGTTTTAACCACATCGGGGAATTCCAATAGTATTTTACAGGCTGTCAATGCTGCAAATGATCGAGGCATGGACACTATTGCCTTAAACGGCCGTGATGGAGGTCTTCTGGCTAATCATCTGGGGCCTGAAGATATTGAGATCCGGGTTGCCTCAGACAGTGCTGCACGAATAAGAGAAACACACTTGTTTATCCTGCACTGTTTTTGTGATTTAATTGACCAGTCGTTGTTTGGGCAGATGTTGAGGTAA
- a CDS encoding BON domain-containing protein: MKFRALCFLLISALLSGCVAAVVAGAAAGAIVYDRRSLSMLESDARIYHLVHKEIVTDPQFADSRISVVSFNQIVLLVGQTPTASLRITAEKIAQRTPHVRRVYDEITLGYPLSMSQQTRDSWMTSQVRSRMLTRKNLESGSIRVVTENAVVYLMGIVTQEQGDLAVEVARQVPGVQKVVKVFQYIT; the protein is encoded by the coding sequence ATGAAGTTTCGTGCCTTGTGTTTTTTACTGATTAGCGCTTTATTAAGCGGCTGTGTCGCAGCGGTTGTTGCAGGAGCGGCTGCCGGGGCTATTGTTTATGATCGGCGCAGCCTGTCAATGCTCGAGAGTGATGCGCGGATATATCATCTGGTTCATAAGGAAATAGTAACCGATCCGCAGTTTGCTGATTCCCGGATTTCAGTGGTCAGTTTTAACCAGATAGTGTTGCTGGTGGGACAAACGCCAACTGCTTCACTGCGGATTACGGCAGAAAAGATAGCTCAAAGAACTCCTCATGTGCGGCGGGTTTATGATGAAATCACGCTGGGATACCCACTATCCATGTCCCAGCAAACCCGTGATAGCTGGATGACTAGCCAGGTGCGAAGCCGTATGCTTACTCGAAAAAATCTTGAGTCCGGTTCAATTCGGGTTGTCACTGAGAATGCGGTAGTCTATCTGATGGGAATTGTTACTCAGGAGCAGGGCGATTTGGCAGTGGAAGTAGCCAGACAGGTTCCTGGAGTCCAAAAGGTAGTCAAAGTTTTCCAGTACATAACCTAG